A genomic region of Leptotrichia hofstadii contains the following coding sequences:
- a CDS encoding ribosome maturation factor RimP: MEQILNEFEKKIEQHLKEMNLELADLEYVRDGGYNYLRVYVEKLDGTTTLDDCIDFSREIDGIADDLIEEKFFLEVSTPGVERRLRKPKDFVRFSGERINVQAKSNIEGAKRFLGKLEKFENDTVFLLDDKSEKIVEIPLSKLKKANLIYELPNGILNSEEE, encoded by the coding sequence ATGGAACAGATTTTAAATGAGTTTGAGAAGAAAATCGAACAGCATTTAAAGGAAATGAATCTGGAATTGGCAGATTTGGAATATGTGAGGGATGGGGGATATAATTATTTGAGAGTGTATGTAGAGAAACTGGATGGAACTACGACGCTTGATGATTGTATTGATTTTAGCCGTGAGATTGACGGAATTGCGGATGACTTGATTGAGGAGAAGTTTTTTCTGGAGGTTTCGACACCTGGGGTTGAGCGTAGATTGAGAAAGCCTAAGGATTTTGTGAGATTTTCGGGAGAGAGAATTAACGTTCAGGCTAAGAGTAACATTGAAGGAGCGAAGAGGTTTTTAGGAAAATTGGAAAAATTTGAGAATGATACGGTTTTTCTTTTGGATGATAAATCGGAAAAAATAGTGGAAATACCACTTTCTAAATTAAAGAAAGCAAATTTAATATATGAATTACCGAATGGCATATTAAATAGTGAGGAGGAATGA
- the nusA gene encoding transcription termination factor NusA produces MKGRDQKIFLEALDELEKEKGILKEELLETIETALLAAYKKNYGEKDNVKVTINRNSGDVKVYSQRLIVENVENPEEEISLEDAISVKKRAKLGDILDLEINAESFKRNAIQNAKQIVVQKVRECEKRNIFNKFKEIENSIVSANVRKTDEKGNLYVDINGLEAIVPAKELSPVDIFRQGDRIKIYIGAVEESTKFTKTFVSRKSEELLRGLLELEVPEIYEEIIEIRNIAREAGSRSKVAVYSNDENLDVKGACIGRNGMRIQNIIDELCGEKIDIVLWNEDITEFVKNALNPAEVLSVEIIEEGEENMKVARVLVAENQLSLAIGKKGQNSRLAARLCGVKIDIHTEPAEIDEFEEYEEDTAFNDSFEDEVEESAFAGLHEED; encoded by the coding sequence ATGAAAGGGCGAGATCAAAAAATATTTTTGGAAGCACTTGATGAACTTGAAAAAGAAAAGGGAATTTTAAAGGAAGAATTACTGGAAACAATAGAAACTGCATTGCTTGCGGCGTATAAAAAAAATTATGGTGAAAAGGACAATGTGAAGGTAACGATTAATAGAAACAGCGGAGATGTAAAGGTTTATTCACAAAGGCTGATTGTAGAAAACGTAGAAAATCCTGAAGAGGAAATTAGTCTGGAAGATGCAATTTCTGTTAAAAAGCGTGCTAAGCTGGGAGATATTCTGGATTTGGAAATTAATGCGGAAAGTTTTAAGAGAAATGCAATTCAGAATGCAAAGCAGATTGTTGTGCAAAAAGTTAGAGAATGTGAAAAAAGAAATATCTTTAATAAATTTAAGGAAATTGAAAATTCAATTGTTTCTGCAAATGTTAGAAAAACTGATGAAAAAGGAAATCTGTATGTGGATATAAATGGACTTGAAGCAATTGTGCCGGCGAAGGAATTATCACCAGTAGACATATTCAGACAAGGAGATAGAATTAAAATTTATATCGGCGCTGTAGAAGAGTCTACGAAATTTACAAAAACTTTTGTTTCAAGAAAATCTGAAGAATTACTTCGAGGACTGCTTGAATTAGAAGTTCCTGAAATTTATGAGGAAATTATTGAAATCAGAAACATTGCAAGAGAAGCAGGAAGCCGTTCTAAAGTCGCTGTTTACTCAAATGATGAAAATCTGGACGTTAAAGGTGCATGTATTGGACGTAACGGAATGAGAATCCAAAATATCATTGATGAACTTTGCGGAGAAAAAATCGATATTGTTCTTTGGAATGAGGATATAACGGAATTTGTAAAAAATGCCTTGAATCCTGCAGAAGTTCTGTCAGTGGAAATCATTGAGGAAGGCGAAGAAAATATGAAAGTTGCAAGAGTGCTTGTAGCAGAAAATCAGTTATCGCTTGCAATCGGTAAAAAAGGTCAAAATTCAAGGCTTGCAGCAAGACTGTGCGGAGTGAAAATTGACATTCATACAGAGCCTGCTGAAATTGATGAATTTGAAGAGTACGAAGAAGATACGGCTTTTAATGATTCATTTGAAGATGAAGTTGAGGAAAGTGCATTTGCTGGACTTCACGAGGAAGACTGA
- a CDS encoding DUF448 domain-containing protein, protein MDTLIKEKKENNEPERMCICCRKKGKKTDFFRITEQYGKYVYDKEMKVQARGFYVCKTNECIERLSKHKKYNVEIEQLVQMLEEVKKQKKNIIDILKPMKNSEYFVFGVEETINGIKREKVKLVIIPKDTRTKYIEEFKKLTEKFNFKIVFVEKKIELIELFSRDVNVVGIFDKKVIKGILSKVEVMNG, encoded by the coding sequence TTGGATACATTAATAAAAGAAAAGAAAGAAAATAACGAACCTGAAAGAATGTGTATTTGCTGCAGGAAAAAAGGTAAAAAAACAGACTTTTTCAGGATAACTGAGCAATACGGAAAATATGTTTACGATAAGGAAATGAAGGTGCAGGCAAGAGGATTTTATGTCTGTAAAACGAATGAATGTATTGAAAGGCTGTCAAAACACAAGAAATATAATGTTGAAATAGAACAGCTTGTACAAATGCTTGAGGAAGTAAAAAAACAAAAGAAAAATATAATTGATATTTTAAAGCCGATGAAAAATTCTGAATATTTTGTCTTTGGAGTTGAGGAAACAATTAACGGAATAAAGCGTGAAAAAGTAAAGCTTGTTATTATTCCAAAAGATACAAGGACAAAATACATTGAGGAGTTTAAAAAATTAACTGAAAAATTTAATTTTAAAATTGTATTTGTTGAAAAGAAAATCGAATTAATAGAGCTTTTTTCAAGAGATGTGAATGTTGTCGGTATTTTTGACAAAAAAGTAATCAAAGGAATATTAAGCAAAGTGGAGGTGATGAATGGATGA
- the infB gene encoding translation initiation factor IF-2, with amino-acid sequence MKVKVHELAKELGYNGTAKFIEDIDKIGVKGKKHHMNVLSDEEVSLIRKKLQKGVQNNQNNSKTENLNKSENKTESSTKENIAKTVSSHSESQKNSNAEHNKINESKNINKNYEKPKQPLEKDIKLNVEKKSDDSNNKNNLNTTKNLDNNKNQKFEKSNKFDKKENNRKMEMKVNLSSQNNKANELNKEKQNFQSRENRDSRENRENSGRTFQNRDNRNREDRNKDGFRKEGRDNFRRDNRNFNKDGNNQTRDNRDNRGFQNRDNRENRENSGRTFQNRDNRNREDRNKDGFRKEGRDNFRRDNRSFNKDGNSQARDSRDNRGFQNRDRDNQSTGRNFRDRQDNRGFSDRGGFNKDRDDFRRDSRNFSNAKKEPASEIPASTVAEKGKAGGKGKGKFDKKKYEKNRRDREHQEKELRSDFRKDDKKKKKNKKQEKTVKDEIVRIEGESIGMITIGEEIVIKDLAEKLGINVSDIIKKFFMEGKLLTANAILSFEEAEEVALEYEVIVEKEVVEEISYGEKYHLEQEDEEAELVTRAPVITIMGHVDHGKTSLLDALRHTNVMSDEAGGITQKIGAYQVNWKGQRITFIDTPGHEAFTEMRARGANITDISILIVAADDGVKPQTVEAISHAKEAGVPIIVAINKIDKPGADPMKVRTELTEYGLMSPEWGGTTEFVEISAKQKINLEELLETILITAELEELKANPNKRPKAVVVESRLDPKMGAVADVLVQEGTLKIGDVFVAGEAHGRVRSMLDDRGKKINKAIVSQPVEITGFNVVPNAGDVLYGVESDKQAKKIVEDFIREKKVNEQNKKKHISLESLSQELEEQELKELKCIIRADSKGSVEALRESLEKLNTEKVVINIIQGSAGAVSEGDVKLAEVSNAIIIAFNVRPTTPARIIAEKIGVEIRNYNVIYHATEEIEKAMKGMLDPEYKEVYYGRIEVKQVFKVSNVGNIAGAIVVDGKVTKDSKIRVIRDGIIIFNGELGSLKRFKDDVKEVVMGQECGIGIQDFNDIKAGDIIESYIMEEIPR; translated from the coding sequence ATGAAAGTAAAAGTGCATGAATTAGCAAAAGAATTAGGTTATAACGGAACTGCTAAGTTTATTGAGGATATTGATAAAATTGGTGTAAAAGGTAAAAAACATCATATGAATGTACTAAGTGATGAAGAAGTAAGCCTTATAAGGAAAAAACTTCAAAAAGGTGTCCAAAATAATCAAAATAACAGTAAAACTGAAAATCTGAATAAAAGTGAAAATAAAACAGAGAGTAGTACAAAAGAAAATATTGCAAAAACAGTAAGTAGCCATTCAGAGAGTCAAAAAAACAGCAATGCTGAACACAATAAGATTAATGAATCTAAAAACATTAATAAAAATTACGAAAAACCAAAACAGCCATTGGAAAAAGATATTAAACTAAATGTAGAAAAAAAATCAGATGACAGCAATAATAAAAATAATCTGAATACTACAAAAAATTTAGATAATAATAAAAATCAAAAATTTGAAAAATCAAATAAGTTTGATAAAAAAGAAAATAATAGGAAAATGGAGATGAAAGTTAATTTGAGTAGCCAAAATAATAAAGCGAATGAATTAAATAAAGAAAAGCAAAATTTTCAAAGTAGAGAAAACAGAGATAGTAGAGAAAATAGGGAAAACAGCGGAAGAACTTTCCAAAACAGAGACAACCGAAATAGAGAAGACAGAAACAAAGACGGATTTAGAAAAGAAGGAAGAGATAACTTCAGAAGAGACAATCGTAACTTTAATAAAGACGGAAATAATCAAACAAGAGATAACCGTGACAACAGAGGTTTTCAAAATAGAGATAACAGAGAAAATAGGGAAAACAGCGGAAGAACTTTCCAAAACAGAGATAATCGGAATAGAGAAGACAGAAATAAAGACGGATTTAGAAAAGAAGGAAGAGATAACTTCAGAAGAGACAATCGAAGCTTTAATAAAGACGGAAATAGCCAAGCAAGAGACAGTCGTGACAACAGGGGCTTCCAAAATAGGGATAGAGATAATCAAAGTACAGGAAGAAACTTCAGAGACAGACAAGATAATAGAGGATTTTCTGATAGAGGCGGATTTAATAAGGACAGAGATGACTTTAGAAGAGACAGCCGAAATTTTTCTAACGCTAAAAAGGAACCAGCTTCTGAAATTCCAGCATCGACAGTGGCTGAAAAAGGTAAAGCCGGTGGAAAAGGAAAAGGGAAATTCGATAAGAAAAAATATGAAAAAAATAGAAGAGACAGAGAACATCAAGAAAAAGAACTTCGTTCTGACTTTAGAAAAGATGACAAAAAGAAAAAGAAAAATAAGAAACAGGAAAAAACTGTCAAGGATGAAATTGTCAGAATTGAAGGAGAGAGCATAGGAATGATAACAATTGGAGAAGAAATTGTTATTAAAGACTTAGCTGAAAAACTAGGAATAAATGTTTCTGATATAATCAAAAAATTCTTTATGGAAGGAAAACTTCTTACTGCGAATGCTATTTTATCATTTGAGGAAGCTGAAGAAGTGGCGCTTGAATATGAAGTAATTGTAGAAAAAGAAGTAGTAGAGGAAATCAGTTACGGTGAGAAATATCATCTTGAGCAGGAAGACGAGGAAGCTGAACTTGTAACAAGAGCTCCAGTTATTACGATAATGGGACACGTTGACCATGGTAAGACATCACTTTTGGATGCGCTTAGACATACAAATGTAATGAGTGATGAAGCTGGAGGAATAACGCAAAAAATAGGAGCTTATCAAGTAAACTGGAAAGGGCAAAGAATTACATTTATTGATACTCCAGGGCATGAGGCGTTTACTGAAATGAGGGCAAGAGGAGCGAATATTACAGATATTTCGATTCTAATTGTAGCGGCTGATGATGGGGTAAAACCTCAGACTGTAGAGGCAATTTCTCATGCTAAGGAAGCGGGAGTTCCAATAATCGTTGCAATTAATAAAATTGATAAGCCAGGTGCAGATCCTATGAAGGTTAGAACTGAATTGACTGAATATGGACTGATGTCACCTGAATGGGGAGGAACTACTGAATTTGTTGAAATTTCTGCAAAACAGAAAATTAATTTGGAAGAACTTCTTGAAACAATATTAATTACAGCGGAACTTGAAGAATTAAAGGCCAATCCAAATAAACGACCTAAAGCCGTTGTAGTGGAATCAAGACTGGATCCAAAAATGGGAGCAGTTGCCGATGTGCTTGTACAGGAAGGAACGCTTAAAATTGGAGATGTGTTCGTAGCAGGGGAAGCTCATGGTAGAGTCCGTTCAATGCTTGACGACAGAGGTAAAAAAATAAATAAAGCCATTGTTTCACAGCCAGTAGAAATTACAGGATTTAATGTTGTGCCAAATGCAGGTGATGTTTTATATGGTGTAGAAAGCGATAAGCAGGCTAAAAAAATTGTAGAGGACTTTATTAGAGAGAAAAAAGTAAACGAGCAGAATAAGAAAAAACATATTTCACTGGAAAGTTTGTCTCAAGAATTAGAAGAACAAGAATTAAAAGAATTGAAATGTATTATAAGAGCCGATTCAAAAGGATCTGTTGAAGCATTAAGAGAATCGCTTGAAAAACTTAATACTGAAAAAGTTGTAATTAATATAATTCAAGGAAGTGCAGGAGCAGTAAGTGAGGGGGATGTAAAACTTGCAGAAGTATCAAATGCAATTATAATCGCATTTAACGTGCGTCCAACTACACCAGCCAGAATCATTGCAGAAAAAATTGGAGTAGAAATTAGAAACTACAACGTAATTTATCACGCAACTGAGGAAATTGAAAAAGCAATGAAAGGAATGCTTGATCCAGAATATAAGGAAGTTTACTACGGAAGAATTGAAGTTAAGCAAGTGTTTAAAGTATCAAATGTTGGAAATATCGCTGGAGCTATCGTTGTTGATGGAAAAGTTACAAAAGACTCGAAAATCCGTGTAATTCGTGATGGAATTATTATTTTTAACGGAGAATTAGGTTCATTGAAACGATTTAAAGACGATGTTAAGGAAGTTGTAATGGGACAAGAATGTGGAATTGGTATTCAAGACTTTAATGATATTAAGGCTGGAGATATTATCGAATCGTATATTATGGAAGAAATCCCAAGATAA
- the rbfA gene encoding 30S ribosome-binding factor RbfA, whose translation MNDRRKRGLEKEISRIIGMTLLTEIKNDKIKNLVSIHKVELTKDGRYLDLTFSILDLKDNINKEKIAEDLNKLKGFFRKKIGSQLSIRFVPEVRIHLDDSVEYGVKIASILNEIKKENDNIE comes from the coding sequence ATGAATGACAGAAGAAAAAGAGGGTTGGAAAAGGAAATATCAAGAATTATCGGAATGACACTTTTAACAGAGATAAAAAATGACAAAATAAAAAATCTTGTATCAATTCACAAGGTTGAACTGACAAAAGACGGACGGTATCTTGATTTAACTTTTTCAATACTGGATTTGAAAGACAATATAAATAAAGAAAAAATCGCTGAAGATTTGAATAAATTAAAAGGTTTTTTTAGGAAAAAAATTGGTTCACAGCTGTCGATAAGATTTGTTCCAGAAGTGAGAATTCATCTGGATGACAGCGTTGAATATGGAGTAAAAATTGCTTCGATACTGAATGAAATAAAAAAGGAAAATGACAATATCGAGTAA
- the recJ gene encoding single-stranded-DNA-specific exonuclease RecJ, with product MKWELKSYNEDYLTSKSSEFGESRLISRLLLNRGIDTKEKVSKFLNSDKKDIHNPFLFENMEKVVERIKKAGKNKEKIVIYGDYDVDGISGVAYLVIMLRKLGLNVDYYIPNRVHEGIGINKNLLNFLKKRDAKLFITVDISINNREEILMLKSSGIDIIITDHHRQIGILEDREQEKELDILTINPKTSSTYPNKSLSGSGVAFKLADAIYERYGANKKILYDYMDVIMIGTVADVVPMTDENRFIIKKGLNNLKKTKIKGLKYIINYLKINPRNITTSDIGFFIAPIFNALGRIDNSKSVVNFFIQEDDFKLFSIIEEMKRANKIRRYLENEIYNELEEKIQRLERPKYIFMKSRKWHSGVIGVVCSRISIKYNIPVILISIKNGYGKASCRSIEGINIFDILKSVSDKLERFGGHDLAAGFLVSEKYLGEIEKHLRQRLARKNRENVQKTLYVDAWLNIEYLNKRKLHEINRLSPFGLDNQEPNFMDSDVSFLNLTKFGINNRHFKGFIRKNNRIISVIGYNLGHKLKANNFYKKKFKIVYTPIFKSGHSDLFIELKIKDFK from the coding sequence ATGAAATGGGAATTAAAAAGCTATAATGAAGATTATTTGACATCAAAAAGTTCTGAATTTGGTGAAAGCAGATTAATTTCAAGACTGCTTTTGAATCGAGGAATTGACACAAAGGAAAAAGTTTCTAAATTTTTAAATTCAGATAAAAAAGATATTCATAATCCATTTTTATTTGAAAATATGGAAAAAGTTGTAGAAAGAATAAAAAAGGCTGGGAAAAATAAAGAAAAAATTGTAATTTATGGAGATTATGACGTTGACGGAATCTCTGGAGTGGCGTATCTCGTAATCATGCTACGAAAATTGGGGCTTAATGTTGATTATTATATTCCAAATCGGGTTCATGAGGGAATAGGTATAAATAAAAATCTTTTGAATTTTTTGAAAAAACGGGACGCAAAGTTGTTTATAACAGTTGATATTTCAATAAATAACCGTGAAGAAATACTGATGTTAAAAAGCAGCGGAATTGACATAATTATAACAGATCATCATAGACAGATTGGAATTCTGGAGGATAGGGAGCAGGAAAAAGAATTGGATATTCTTACAATAAATCCAAAGACCAGCAGTACTTATCCAAATAAGTCCTTGTCAGGCTCTGGAGTTGCCTTTAAACTTGCGGATGCTATTTATGAAAGATATGGTGCAAATAAAAAAATATTGTACGATTATATGGATGTTATAATGATTGGAACAGTTGCAGATGTTGTGCCAATGACCGATGAAAACAGGTTTATCATAAAAAAAGGACTAAATAATTTAAAAAAAACCAAAATAAAAGGTTTGAAGTATATTATTAATTATTTGAAGATAAATCCTAGAAATATAACAACTAGCGATATTGGATTTTTCATTGCGCCGATTTTCAATGCACTTGGAAGAATTGATAATTCAAAAAGTGTTGTAAATTTCTTTATTCAGGAAGATGACTTTAAACTTTTCTCAATAATTGAAGAAATGAAACGTGCGAATAAAATCAGGCGTTATCTGGAAAATGAGATTTATAATGAACTGGAAGAAAAAATACAGCGTCTGGAACGTCCAAAATATATTTTTATGAAAAGCAGAAAATGGCATTCTGGCGTAATTGGCGTAGTCTGTTCAAGAATTTCCATCAAATACAACATACCAGTAATTCTGATTTCAATAAAAAATGGATATGGAAAGGCATCGTGCAGAAGTATCGAAGGAATAAATATTTTTGATATTTTAAAAAGTGTGTCAGACAAACTGGAGCGATTTGGAGGGCATGACTTGGCGGCAGGATTTCTTGTTTCAGAAAAATATTTAGGTGAAATTGAAAAACATCTGCGGCAAAGACTTGCAAGAAAAAACAGGGAAAATGTGCAAAAAACTTTGTATGTTGACGCATGGTTGAATATTGAATATTTAAACAAAAGAAAACTGCACGAAATAAACAGGCTGTCTCCTTTTGGGCTGGATAATCAGGAGCCAAATTTTATGGATTCAGATGTAAGTTTTCTTAATCTAACGAAATTTGGGATAAATAATCGGCACTTTAAGGGATTTATTAGAAAAAATAATCGTATTATTTCAGTAATTGGATATAATTTAGGACATAAATTGAAGGCAAATAATTTTTATAAGAAAAAATTTAAAATAGTTTATACTCCGATATTTAAGTCTGGGCATTCGGATTTATTTATCGAATTGAAAATAAAGGATTTTAAATAA
- the tig gene encoding trigger factor translates to MAVKKLNESTYEVSAVREGEELKHLKEHVLVHFKDAKVDGFRPGHVPAKVIEEKFKKEIEGEILNHIISDEYRKAVAENELKPIADIKLEKYELNDDKVEVVFTIPVLPSFELGQYKGVEVEKEKVEITDEKVNEEIERLRENAAKLKEVAENEEAKNDDVVNINFEGFIDGKAFDGGKAEGYDLTLGSHSFIDTFEDQIAGHKKGDEFDVNVTFPEEYHAESLKGKPALFKVKVNSIKRKEEAELNDDLAKELGFDSVEDMTAKTRENITKREEARAENEFKNKVIDAVVNGTEVEVPEALVQREIDYQINRFAQQLQMQGINLNQYFQMTGQTMEAMRESSKENAEKSVKTELVLSEIAKAESIKATDEEVSKEIETLAAMYGLEKDALIADVRKNGNYERFIDETNYRLVNQKTIDLLVKEAKVK, encoded by the coding sequence ATGGCAGTAAAAAAATTAAATGAATCTACTTATGAAGTATCAGCAGTTAGAGAAGGAGAAGAGTTAAAACATTTAAAGGAACATGTTTTAGTACATTTTAAAGATGCAAAAGTTGACGGATTCCGTCCAGGACACGTACCTGCAAAAGTGATTGAAGAAAAATTCAAGAAAGAAATTGAAGGTGAAATCTTAAATCATATTATTTCTGACGAATATAGAAAAGCAGTTGCAGAAAATGAATTAAAACCAATTGCTGATATTAAACTTGAAAAATATGAGCTTAATGATGACAAAGTTGAAGTGGTATTTACAATACCTGTATTGCCTTCATTTGAATTGGGGCAATATAAAGGTGTGGAAGTAGAAAAGGAAAAAGTGGAAATTACTGATGAAAAAGTAAACGAAGAAATCGAAAGATTAAGAGAAAATGCTGCAAAATTAAAAGAAGTTGCAGAAAATGAAGAAGCTAAAAATGATGACGTTGTAAATATCAACTTTGAAGGATTTATAGATGGCAAGGCATTTGATGGAGGAAAAGCTGAAGGATATGACTTGACATTAGGTTCTCACAGCTTTATCGACACTTTTGAAGATCAAATCGCAGGGCATAAAAAAGGCGATGAATTTGACGTAAATGTTACATTCCCTGAAGAATATCATGCTGAAAGCCTAAAAGGAAAACCAGCTTTATTCAAGGTAAAAGTAAATTCAATCAAGAGAAAAGAAGAAGCTGAATTAAACGATGATTTAGCAAAAGAATTAGGATTTGATTCTGTTGAAGATATGACAGCTAAAACTAGAGAAAATATTACAAAAAGAGAAGAAGCAAGAGCTGAAAATGAATTTAAGAACAAAGTTATAGATGCTGTAGTAAACGGAACAGAAGTTGAAGTTCCAGAAGCATTGGTTCAAAGAGAAATTGACTATCAAATCAACAGATTTGCACAACAATTGCAAATGCAAGGAATTAATCTTAACCAATACTTCCAAATGACTGGACAAACAATGGAAGCAATGAGAGAAAGCTCAAAAGAAAATGCTGAAAAATCAGTAAAAACAGAATTAGTATTGTCTGAAATCGCAAAAGCAGAATCAATCAAAGCAACTGATGAAGAAGTGTCAAAAGAAATTGAAACATTGGCTGCAATGTACGGACTTGAAAAAGACGCATTAATTGCCGATGTAAGAAAAAATGGAAACTACGAAAGATTCATTGATGAAACAAACTACAGATTAGTAAATCAAAAAACAATTGATTTATTAGTAAAAGAAGCAAAAGTTAAATAA
- the clpP gene encoding ATP-dependent Clp endopeptidase proteolytic subunit ClpP — protein sequence MSAYSPVVIENDGRGERSYDIYSRLLKDRIIFVSGEVEDGMANAIVAQLLFLDAQDNEKDIVMYINSPGGVITAGLAIYDTMRHIKSDVSTVCVGQAASMGAVLLAAGAKGKRYSLPNSRIMIHQPLGGARGQATDIQIQAKEIERMKEITSKILSEATGKSVEEIYADTERDNFMSPEEAVNYGLIDKIL from the coding sequence ATGTCAGCATATAGTCCAGTAGTTATTGAAAATGATGGGCGTGGGGAAAGAAGCTATGATATTTATTCAAGACTTTTGAAGGATAGAATAATTTTTGTAAGTGGAGAAGTTGAGGATGGAATGGCAAATGCGATAGTCGCTCAATTATTATTTTTAGATGCACAGGATAATGAAAAAGATATAGTTATGTATATAAACAGTCCGGGAGGAGTAATTACCGCTGGACTTGCGATTTATGACACAATGCGTCACATTAAAAGCGATGTTTCTACAGTATGTGTAGGACAGGCGGCAAGCATGGGAGCAGTGTTATTGGCGGCTGGAGCAAAAGGTAAAAGATACTCGTTGCCAAATTCAAGAATCATGATTCATCAGCCACTAGGCGGAGCAAGAGGTCAAGCAACAGACATTCAGATTCAGGCAAAAGAAATTGAAAGAATGAAGGAAATTACAAGTAAAATTTTATCAGAAGCAACTGGAAAATCAGTAGAAGAAATCTATGCAGATACTGAAAGAGACAACTTTATGTCTCCAGAAGAAGCTGTAAATTACGGATTAATTGACAAGATATTGTAA